Proteins encoded by one window of Clostridium bornimense:
- a CDS encoding HD domain-containing protein, which yields MERVNKIISNELYKESQLAIDNCEKERIFCNHDFNHYLDTARIAYILSLEEGYKVDKEIIYATALLHDIGRVDEYTLGVSHDIASAEKAKIILKQCYFEDKEIEIIYEAIKNHREYKNKSSLDKEMTLSELLYRADKLSRCCYNCNAYLECKWNNEIKNNNIKY from the coding sequence ATGGAAAGAGTTAATAAAATTATATCTAATGAATTATATAAAGAAAGCCAATTGGCAATAGATAATTGTGAGAAAGAACGTATATTTTGTAATCATGACTTTAATCATTACTTAGATACAGCAAGAATAGCATATATTCTTTCGTTAGAGGAAGGATATAAGGTTGATAAGGAAATTATATATGCTACAGCTTTATTGCATGATATTGGTAGAGTAGATGAATATACTTTAGGTGTCTCTCATGATATAGCTTCAGCAGAAAAAGCAAAAATAATTTTAAAACAGTGTTATTTTGAAGATAAAGAAATAGAAATTATATATGAGGCTATTAAAAATCATAGAGAATATAAAAACAAAAGTTCCTTGGATAAGGAAATGACATTATCAGAATTACTATATAGGGCAGATAAATTAAGTAGGTGTTGTTACAATTGTAATGCCTATTTAGAATGTAAATGGAATAATGAAATTAAAAATAATAATATTAAGTATTAG
- a CDS encoding aminotransferase class IV gives MKLDEGYMFGIGAFETILIKDSKAVFINDHLKRLRDSLDTLFIENDIAKSDVLSYISERKIENGILKIMVSNENIILSFRDNQYTKEDYLKGFKLCISEVLRNETSKLTYIKSFNYGDNILEKRAAKAKGYDEPIFLNTKGYICEGATSNIFFIKNDTIYTPRIENGLLNGIIRNKILEKYEVKEVDIKYDEIVEYEEVFITNSIVGVMPVRSINECSFTIDKVRNITIEM, from the coding sequence ATGAAACTGGATGAGGGATATATGTTTGGAATAGGAGCTTTTGAAACAATTCTTATAAAAGATTCAAAGGCAGTTTTTATAAATGATCATTTGAAAAGATTAAGAGATTCGTTAGATACATTATTTATAGAAAATGATATTGCTAAAAGTGATGTATTATCATATATTAGTGAAAGAAAAATCGAAAACGGAATTTTAAAAATAATGGTGTCTAATGAAAATATAATACTTTCTTTTAGAGATAATCAATATACAAAAGAAGATTACTTAAAAGGATTTAAGTTATGTATTTCAGAAGTTCTAAGAAATGAGACATCTAAGTTAACATATATAAAGTCTTTTAATTATGGCGACAATATTTTGGAAAAGAGAGCTGCCAAAGCTAAAGGCTATGATGAGCCTATATTTTTAAATACAAAGGGTTATATTTGCGAAGGAGCAACATCAAATATATTCTTCATAAAAAATGATACAATATATACTCCTAGGATAGAAAATGGGTTATTGAATGGGATAATCCGTAATAAGATACTAGAGAAGTATGAGGTTAAAGAAGTAGATATCAAGTATGATGAAATAGTAGAATATGAAGAAGTATTTATAACAAATTCAATAGTTGGTGTTATGCCTGTTAGAAGTATTAATGAATGTAGTTTTACAATAGATAAAGTAAGAAATATTACTATAGAGATGTAA
- a CDS encoding aminopeptidase, with translation MKYMSEKIDLGLVKKYEYAWDKYSDSDLKDVFSFSERYKKFMSQCKTERECVTEFISIAEEYGFKNLEDLIKNNTSLNSGDKVYYNNKEKSVVFYIVGNEPIEKGLNILGAHIDSPRIDLKQNPLYEESDLALFETHYYGGIKKYQWVAIPLAIHGTVIKKDGSKVNIVIGEDDNDPVFNISDLLIHLSGDQMAKTASKVIDGEAMNLLVGSIPIKNKDEKNRVKINILKIIKDKYDIDEEDFVSSEIELVPSGKARDLGLDRSMVIAYGQDDRICAYTGFEAICNINKPRKTVTLILADKEEVGSIGNTGMHGRFFENSLCEIMNLKGEYNEIHLRRALSNSKMLSADVTAAFDPNFPSVAEKRNSAYFGKGLVFSKYTGSRGKSGCNDANAEFMGELRNIMNNNNVSWQTSELGKVDQGGGGTIAYILAQYGMEVIDCGVALQNMHAPWEVSSKADIYETYRGYEAFLREA, from the coding sequence ATGAAATATATGAGTGAGAAAATTGATTTAGGTTTAGTAAAAAAATATGAATATGCTTGGGATAAATACTCTGACAGTGATTTAAAAGATGTATTTTCTTTTAGTGAAAGATATAAAAAATTTATGTCACAATGTAAAACAGAAAGAGAATGTGTTACTGAATTTATAAGTATAGCTGAAGAATATGGATTTAAAAATTTAGAAGATTTAATAAAAAATAATACTTCACTAAATAGTGGAGACAAAGTATATTATAATAACAAGGAAAAATCGGTAGTATTTTACATAGTAGGTAATGAGCCTATAGAAAAAGGATTGAATATATTAGGAGCACATATTGATTCACCAAGAATAGATTTAAAACAAAATCCATTATATGAAGAAAGTGACTTAGCTTTATTTGAAACTCATTATTATGGTGGGATAAAAAAATATCAATGGGTTGCAATACCATTGGCTATTCATGGTACTGTTATAAAAAAAGATGGATCAAAAGTTAACATAGTTATTGGTGAAGATGATAATGATCCTGTATTTAATATATCTGATTTACTAATACATTTAAGTGGAGATCAAATGGCAAAAACAGCATCTAAAGTTATCGATGGTGAAGCTATGAACTTATTGGTCGGTTCTATTCCAATTAAAAATAAAGATGAGAAGAATAGAGTTAAGATAAACATCTTAAAAATTATAAAGGATAAATATGATATAGATGAAGAAGATTTTGTTTCATCAGAAATAGAACTAGTTCCATCTGGAAAGGCTAGAGATTTAGGTTTAGATAGATCTATGGTTATAGCATATGGCCAAGATGATAGAATATGTGCATATACTGGATTTGAAGCAATATGTAATATTAATAAACCAAGAAAGACAGTTACATTAATTCTTGCAGATAAAGAAGAAGTTGGATCTATTGGAAACACTGGTATGCATGGAAGATTCTTTGAAAATTCTTTATGTGAAATAATGAATTTAAAAGGCGAATATAATGAGATACATTTAAGAAGAGCTCTTAGTAATTCAAAGATGTTATCTGCAGATGTAACTGCTGCATTTGATCCAAATTTCCCATCAGTAGCAGAAAAAAGAAATTCAGCTTATTTTGGAAAAGGGTTAGTTTTTTCAAAATATACTGGTAGTAGAGGAAAAAGCGGATGTAATGATGCAAATGCTGAATTTATGGGAGAACTAAGAAATATTATGAATAATAATAATGTTAGTTGGCAAACTTCAGAATTAGGAAAAGTAGATCAAGGTGGCGGTGGAACTATCGCATATATACTTGCACAATATGGAATGGAAGTAATTGATTGTGGTGTAGCATTACAAAATATGCATGCACCATGGGAAGTATCAAGTAAGGCTGATATTTATGAAACATATAGAGGATATGAAGCATTTTTAAGAGAAGCCTAA
- a CDS encoding prephenate dehydratase: MTKIITLGPKGTFSDVATSIYIGNSNKDYDIEYKSSINDVFRSIDSEGKIAIIPIENSLDGYVDQVLDLFSDGNLKIVKELIVPVHFAFGGNAKNIEEIKTIYGQFKTQGQCLKFLNSMKDVKIITTSSNMESYEKLKEGKQSEGAIIPSHMLKDKCDFDLTIGDVTDAENNVTRFIVVAKNNSEYDTSKQYRTSIVVHGEDKPGELSYILNQFSSHGINLKSIVSRPTRKKLGSYLFYIDIEGNYPNDSNVKKSINEIMKTNKVSILGSYYTV, encoded by the coding sequence ATGACAAAGATAATAACATTGGGGCCAAAAGGCACGTTTTCAGATGTTGCTACAAGCATTTACATAGGGAACTCTAATAAGGATTATGATATAGAATATAAGTCAAGTATTAATGATGTTTTTAGATCAATAGATAGTGAAGGTAAAATTGCAATAATACCTATAGAAAATTCTCTTGATGGATATGTTGATCAAGTATTAGATTTATTCTCAGATGGAAATTTGAAGATTGTTAAAGAATTAATAGTACCTGTTCATTTTGCTTTTGGTGGAAATGCTAAAAATATAGAGGAAATAAAAACTATATATGGGCAGTTTAAAACTCAAGGACAGTGTTTAAAATTCTTAAATTCCATGAAGGATGTAAAAATAATTACTACATCTAGCAATATGGAATCTTATGAAAAACTTAAAGAAGGAAAACAAAGTGAAGGAGCTATTATCCCATCACATATGTTAAAAGATAAATGTGATTTTGACTTAACAATAGGTGATGTTACAGATGCTGAAAACAATGTAACAAGATTTATTGTTGTAGCTAAAAATAATAGCGAATACGATACAAGCAAACAATATAGAACATCTATAGTTGTTCATGGAGAGGATAAGCCAGGAGAACTATCTTATATACTTAATCAGTTCTCTAGTCATGGAATAAATTTAAAATCTATAGTATCAAGACCAACTAGAAAGAAACTAGGTAGTTATTTGTTTTATATAGACATAGAAGGAAATTATCCTAATGATAGTAATGTTAAAAAGTCTATTAATGAAATTATGAAAACAAACAAGGTTTCAATTTTAGGATCATATTATACAGTATAA
- a CDS encoding 5-formyltetrahydrofolate cyclo-ligase — protein MIVESKKLIRKHILEERRNISKHEKEEKDKKILTDIISSKEYKEAKKIFIYVSLKDEVDTIELIRAALGDNKEVFVPYVISKKEGMIAVKIQSLEDLESGSYGILEPKDISNTIRDKNQLDLIIAPAVAITKTGYRIGYGGGFYDRFLQDIGENTVAIVIVYEEQVIDDIPVEPHDYIFTNVIYA, from the coding sequence GTGATAGTAGAAAGTAAAAAACTTATCAGGAAGCATATTTTAGAAGAGAGAAGAAATATTTCTAAGCATGAAAAAGAAGAAAAGGATAAAAAAATCTTAACTGATATAATATCTTCGAAAGAATATAAAGAAGCTAAAAAAATTTTTATATATGTTTCCTTAAAAGATGAAGTTGATACTATTGAATTGATAAGGGCGGCATTGGGAGATAATAAAGAAGTATTTGTTCCATATGTCATTTCTAAAAAGGAAGGAATGATTGCTGTTAAAATTCAATCCTTGGAAGATTTGGAAAGTGGCAGTTATGGAATATTAGAACCTAAAGATATAAGTAACACTATTAGAGATAAAAATCAGTTAGATTTAATAATTGCTCCAGCAGTAGCAATAACTAAAACAGGATATAGAATTGGATATGGTGGAGGATTTTATGATAGATTCCTGCAAGATATAGGGGAAAATACAGTAGCAATTGTTATTGTATATGAAGAGCAGGTTATAGATGATATACCAGTAGAGCCTCATGATTATATATTTACTAATGTAATATATGCTTAG
- a CDS encoding PHP domain-containing protein, whose protein sequence is MYTKGDFHSHSTCSDGTLTPEELVSLAKDRNLDIMALTDHDSTNGVDRAIATGEKLGIKVIPAFELSTVYNDETVHVLAYFNDSSYKNSELQDFLKRLVDYRKERAKKIVANLEKYFNISISYDDVYKKSKGSVARPHIARTIIDSGYKYSYNYIFDNFLCKKSPAYVPNLKISTEEGIKKIHESNGIAVLAHPILIKKNPVEQLFNLDFDGIECRYILNTDEDTKRFLNLAKRFGKFTTAGSDFHTKDNSDTKHGIIGTKYLEGEELSTFLEKLNIYK, encoded by the coding sequence ATGTATACAAAAGGAGATTTTCACAGTCATTCCACTTGTTCAGATGGTACATTAACACCTGAAGAGTTGGTATCACTAGCAAAAGATAGAAATCTTGACATTATGGCACTAACAGATCATGATTCCACTAATGGTGTCGATAGAGCAATAGCTACCGGTGAAAAGTTAGGTATAAAAGTCATTCCTGCTTTTGAGCTCTCAACAGTATATAATGATGAAACAGTTCATGTTTTAGCTTATTTTAATGATTCTTCATATAAGAATTCTGAACTTCAAGATTTTTTAAAAAGATTGGTTGATTATAGAAAGGAACGAGCAAAAAAGATAGTAGCTAATTTAGAAAAATACTTTAATATATCAATTTCTTATGATGATGTGTATAAAAAATCTAAGGGTTCAGTGGCAAGACCACATATTGCACGAACTATAATTGATAGTGGCTATAAATATAGTTATAACTATATTTTTGATAATTTTTTATGCAAAAAAAGTCCAGCTTATGTTCCTAACTTAAAAATATCTACAGAAGAAGGTATTAAAAAAATCCACGAATCCAATGGTATTGCAGTATTAGCTCACCCTATTCTCATAAAGAAAAATCCAGTTGAACAATTATTTAACTTAGATTTTGATGGTATAGAATGTAGATATATTTTAAATACTGATGAAGATACTAAAAGATTTTTAAACTTGGCAAAAAGATTTGGTAAATTCACTACTGCCGGATCTGATTTTCATACAAAAGATAATTCTGACACTAAACATGGTATTATTGGGACTAAATATTTAGAAGGAGAAGAATTATCTACGTTTTTAGAAAAACTTAATATCTATAAGTAA
- the pabB gene encoding aminodeoxychorismate synthase component I, with the protein MTKIKRLNKYVDEFDIFMRFHEYKDIAFLDSSLKDSRGRYSIIGLNSYLKVEIDDYLKVNDTIIEEDSFQYLNKLFKDNYEKNDTELPIISGAIGYFSYDFGRKIENLPTTAIDDTNIPKCILNFYDNFIIIDNKEKEIYVTAVGKLIDCDRSIDKIEKIIYSDYIIEDDKKEYCIEIKSNFERDQYLKTIDKVKNYIEEGDIYICNLTQRLKVKSNKKPIDVFSKLRRINPSPFGGYIDYDDFKIVSSSPERFLRMKNGYIETVPIKGTRRRGRNEEEDNILREELRNSEKDKSELLMIIDLERNDLSKVCKENSIKVKDLFSIEEYATVFHLVTKVTGKIREDKTVIDLIKATFPGGSITGAPKVRAMEIIEELEGVRRGIYTGVMGYITFDNSCDLSIIIRTILFKEDYGYIGVGGGITYESDRDFEFEETIQKARALLEAMK; encoded by the coding sequence ATGACTAAGATAAAGAGACTTAATAAATATGTTGATGAATTTGATATCTTTATGAGATTTCATGAATATAAGGATATAGCTTTTTTAGATTCTTCGCTTAAAGATAGTAGAGGAAGGTATTCTATTATAGGATTAAATAGCTATTTAAAAGTTGAAATAGATGATTATTTAAAAGTAAATGATACAATAATAGAGGAAGATTCATTCCAGTATCTAAATAAATTATTTAAAGATAATTATGAAAAAAACGATACAGAATTGCCGATAATATCAGGGGCAATAGGTTATTTTTCTTATGATTTTGGAAGAAAAATTGAAAATTTACCTACTACAGCAATTGATGATACAAATATACCTAAATGTATATTAAATTTTTATGATAATTTCATTATAATAGATAATAAAGAAAAAGAAATTTATGTAACTGCAGTTGGTAAGCTAATAGATTGTGATAGATCAATTGATAAGATAGAAAAAATAATCTATAGCGATTATATTATAGAAGATGATAAAAAAGAATATTGTATAGAGATAAAATCTAACTTCGAAAGAGATCAATATTTAAAAACCATAGATAAGGTTAAAAATTATATCGAAGAAGGAGATATTTATATATGCAATTTGACTCAAAGGTTAAAAGTTAAATCTAATAAAAAACCTATTGATGTTTTTAGTAAACTTAGAAGAATTAATCCATCACCTTTTGGAGGATATATAGACTATGATGATTTTAAAATAGTATCATCATCTCCGGAAAGGTTCTTGAGGATGAAAAATGGATATATTGAAACAGTTCCTATAAAAGGGACAAGAAGAAGAGGAAGAAATGAAGAAGAGGATAACATCCTAAGGGAAGAATTAAGAAATTCTGAAAAAGATAAAAGTGAATTATTAATGATCATAGATTTAGAAAGAAATGATCTTAGTAAAGTATGTAAGGAAAATAGTATAAAAGTAAAAGATTTATTTTCAATAGAGGAATATGCAACAGTGTTTCATTTAGTAACAAAAGTTACTGGAAAAATTAGAGAAGATAAAACAGTTATAGATCTTATTAAAGCAACTTTTCCAGGAGGTTCTATTACTGGTGCTCCCAAAGTTAGAGCAATGGAGATAATAGAAGAATTAGAAGGTGTAAGAAGAGGAATTTATACTGGAGTTATGGGCTATATTACATTTGATAATAGTTGTGATTTAAGTATTATTATAAGGACAATATTATTTAAAGAAGACTATGGTTATATAGGTGTAGGTGGTGGAATAACTTATGAATCTGATAGAGATTTTGAGTTTGAGGAAACTATACAAAAGGCAAGAGCTCTTTTAGAAGCAATGAAATAA
- a CDS encoding anthranilate synthase component II: protein MFLMIDNYDSFVYNLVRYFKELQVDIIVKRNDEITIDEIKKMNLEGIIISPGPKRPKDAKISLDIISEFKDKIPILGICLGHQAICYALGGNVIKGKIPIHGKISRVTHNKEGLFRGLKDSFKVTRYHSLIVEEATLPEGFQIDCKSEDDVIMGISHKEYPLYGVQFHPEAVLTECGHDILKNYICLCREWWKNYD from the coding sequence ATGTTTTTAATGATAGATAATTATGATTCGTTTGTATATAACCTTGTTAGGTATTTTAAAGAGTTACAGGTAGATATTATAGTTAAAAGAAATGATGAAATAACAATAGATGAAATTAAGAAAATGAACTTAGAAGGAATTATAATATCTCCTGGGCCTAAAAGACCTAAAGATGCAAAAATAAGTTTAGATATAATATCTGAATTTAAAGATAAAATACCTATTTTGGGTATATGCCTAGGACACCAAGCTATTTGTTATGCTTTAGGAGGAAATGTTATCAAAGGTAAAATTCCTATACATGGGAAAATATCGAGAGTTACTCATAATAAAGAAGGACTTTTTAGAGGATTAAAAGATTCTTTTAAAGTTACTAGATATCATTCTTTAATAGTTGAAGAAGCGACGTTACCAGAAGGTTTTCAAATAGATTGTAAAAGTGAGGATGATGTCATTATGGGGATTTCACACAAAGAATATCCATTGTATGGAGTACAGTTTCATCCAGAAGCTGTTCTTACAGAATGCGGACATGATATTTTGAAGAATTATATATGTTTATGTAGGGAATGGTGGAAAAACTATGACTAA